The Streptomyces taklimakanensis nucleotide sequence TCCGACGCGGGGTTATGTCGGGCTGCACATCATGCACCGCGCGCTCTGAGGAAGCGCGGCCCCGCCGGAACCGATCCACCGGCATTCCCGTCGCCTTCTCGTTCCCTCCGCGTTCCGCGCGCGATGTCGCACCGCGGGCTTGAACGCTCCCGTGCGCTGTGCTTGGCTGACGGAAAAGGCGGGGTGTTTTCCCGGCGGTTGCCGCCGGGATGTGTTCGAGGCGATGGAAGGCGGGAGATGGCGCGCTCTGTTCTCGCCACCGGGGGAAACCGGGGAATCGGAAAGGCAATAGCCCTTTCCTTTGTGGAGTCGGGGGATCGTGTGGCGGTCACCTACCGGACGGGCGCGCCGCCGGACGGTTTCCTGGGCGTTCGGTGTGACGTCACGGACAGCGCCCAGGTGGATCTCGCGTTCGAACGGGTCGAAGAGGCGCACGGGCCGGTGGAGGTGCTTGTGGCCAATGCCGGAGTCACCCGGGACAAACTCCTCGCGGTAATGCGTGACGAGGAATTCAACACCGTTCTCGACACGAATCTGGCCGGCGCTTTCCGGGTTGCCCGGCGTGCGCTCCATCCGATGATGCGCGCTCGTGGCGGGCGTATCGTACTGCTCTCCTCAGTGGCCGGAATGCTGGGTTCGGCGGGGCAGACGAACTACGCCGCCTCGAAAGCGGGGCTCATCGGTTTCGGCCGTTCCCTGGCACGCGAGGTCGCGTCGCGCAACATCACGGTGAACGTGGTCGCGCCGGGCGTCATCGACACCGACATGACGACCGCGCTTCCCGAACGGCGCCGGGCCGAGATGGTGGCCGCCGTGCCGCTCGGGCGCAGCGGCTCCGCCGAGGAGGTCGCGCGGGTGGTGCGCTTCGTCGCCGGCCCGGACGCCGGCTACGTCACCGGCGCCGTCCTCCCCGTCGACGGCGGCTTGGGCATGGGGCACTGACAGGGGTCACCGAGCCGCCGATTCGCCGCGCCCCGGCCGGCACCGGGCCGGCGGCTCGCCCGCGTCGGTGCCGGCGAGGAAGCGCACCGCGCGTTCCAGCCCCGTCCGCAGCGGCACGCGCGGCTCCCAGCCGGTGACCTCGCGGAAGGCCGAGGCGTCCACGGTGTAGCTGTGGAAGTCCGGCGGCGTGGCGTGGGCCGGCGGATCCACGGTGACGACGGGCACCGGCGGCCGCCCGGTCCGCTCCGCCGCCACCTCGGCGACCGCGGCGAACAGGTCGGTCAGTCGGGTGGGCCGCCCGGTGCCCACGACCCAGTGCCGTCCGGCCAGCGCGTCGGTGTGGTCCAGCGCGGCGACGAGCGCCCGGGCCGCGTCCGTCACGTACAGCACGTCCCGCGCGATCCCCCCGTCCCGCCACACCGTCAGCGGCTCGCCCGCCAGCGCCCGCCGCGCCATCGCGGTGACGACGCCCCGGTCCACCGCGGTCGGCGTCGGGCAGTCCCCGAACACCGTGGGCGGCCGCACCGAGACGGCTCGCAGGACGCCTTCGGCCGTCGCCGCCAGCCCCGGCCCGCGCGGGGCGAGCAGCGGTTGCGACCAGTTCGCCACCTCCCGGTCGCCGGCCGTCACCCGCACGGCGATGATCCGGAAGTCCCGGCCCGCGTCGTCGGTCAGCTCCCACGCGGTCCGGGACCACCCGCCGACCTCGGCGAGCGGCAGCAGCCGGACGTTCCACGCGCAGCGGCTCTTGGCGTCGTTGAGCCAGGTGCGCACCTCCTGCTCGCCGTGCCGCCCGACGGCCGGATCGCGGTAGGAGCGGGCGAGCGCCCGCAGGAACGGGTCGTCGCCGGTGTCGGGTGGGCGGAAGAACGGCGCGCAGGCCAGCACCGAGCGGGCGTCCATGTTGACCAGGTGGTCCACCCGCAGCAACCGCCGCAGTTCCTCCAGTTCCACCCAGTGGTGGTTCGGGTGTTCCGTGACGTCACCCGTGGCCTCCACCACCATGTTGCGGTTGCGTTTGTGCCGGAACCACGCGCCCTGCTCGGACTGCAGGGTGTCCACCAGCACCCGCCCGCGCGCCGTGCCGACGAAGTGTTCCAGGTGCCGGGTGGCGGCGCCGCGGTGGACGCGGGTGTAGTTGCTCTGCGTGGCCTGCACGGTCGGCGACAACTGCACCGAACCGATGTTGCCCGGCTCGGCCTTCGCCTGCATCAGCGCGTGCGGCACGCCGCCGAACCGCTTGACCAGGATGCCGAGCACCCCGATCTCGGGTTGGGCGATGATCGGCTGGTCGTGCACGGCCGTGCCGGCGTCGTACCGGCGCAGTCCGGTGACGGTGAAGAACCGACCACTGGCGTGGGCGAGGTCGCCGCCGGCGGGCGCGAAACCCCACTGGTCGAGGTCGGCGAACGGTATGGGCGTGACCGTCAGCCGGGCCGCGCGTCGGCGTTCGGCCCACCAGGCGGCGAAGCGACCGCCCGCCGCGGAGGCCGGGACGGCGCGGCGGGGGCGGCGTGGGAGACGTCGATGGCGGCTACCTCCTCCGGGCGGGGCGCACGGCGCCGGCGGGCGTGGGCGTGGGCGTGGTGGGGAAGCGGGTGAGCGGGAGCGCGGGGGAGTGCCGGGACATCGCGGTCCGGTCAGAGTCGCGCCAGCACCTCGCACAGGGCGTCGACGACCCGGCCCTGGTCGTCGAGGCGCAGCGACGGGTACATGGGCAGCGAGAAGATGCCGCCCGCCAACTCCTCGGTCACCGGCAGGTCGCCCCGCCGGTAGCCGAGGTGCGCGAAGCCGCGCACCGTGTGCACCGGCCAGGGATAGCTGATGTTGAGCGAGATGCCGCGTCGCTCCAGCTCCCGCAGGATGGTGTCCCGCTGCGGGTGGCGCACCACGTACACGTAGTACACGTGGTCGTTGCCCGGCGCCGCCGCGGGCAGGACGAGGTCGGTGTCGGCCAGCGCCCGCGCGTAGCGGTCGGCGACGGCGCGCCGGGCCTTGACGTAGGTGTCCAGCCGGGCCGGCTTGCGTCGCAGGATCTCCGCCTGGACCTCGTCCAGCCGGCTGTTGTGGCCCGGTGTGGCCTCGACGTGGTAGCGGTCCTCCATGCCGTAGTAGCGCAGCCTGCGCAGCGCCGCGGCGGTGTCGGCGTCACGGGTGAGGACGGCTCCGCCGTCCCCGTAGGCGCCCAGCACCTTCGTCGGGTAGAAGGAGAAGGCCGCGGCCGCGCCCGTCGTCCCGGCGAGACGGCCGTGGCGGCGCGCCCGTGCGCCTGCGCGCAGTCCTCCAGGACGACCAGACCGTGCCTCCGCGCCAGTTCCTCCAGCGGTGCCAGGTCGACGCACTGGCCGTACAGGTGGACCGGCAGCAGACAGCGGGTGCGTTCGGTGACGGCCTCGGGCACCCGGTCCACGTCCATCAGGTACGTGTCGGGGTCGACGTCCACGAAGACCGGCACGGCCCCCACGGCGTCGAGGATGTCGTCACGTTCGGCGTGGAACTCGTCGAGGTAGTCCCAGACACCAAGGGTCATGGGCGGTGGGCTCCATTCCCGAGTCGGGTCCCGGCGGGAAGGGTGGCGGGACGGCGGGCCGTGGCGGCGGACTCGTCCAACACGGCGACGATCCACGCCGAGAGTTCCTGCCCCGGTTGGCGGCGGCCTTCTCCCACCGGGTGCGGCGTTCGGCGGAGACGCTCACCCGGACGTTGGTCGACGGCCTCCGCTCCGGCGAGGGCTTCAGTCCCGCCTTGATGCGGCGCCGTAACTCGTTCCTCGACCAGCCGTACCGCTCGGCCTGACCGAGCCACCTGTCCTGCAGTTCACGGCTGAGGCTCGCCACCTCGGCGTGGTGCTGGAGGCTCAGTCCGTCCCGTCGGCGGGACGGCGGGAACTTCCGGGCTATCCAGGCGTAGTTGCGTAGCGTCTGATAGTCCAGCGAGGTCTTTTCGATGGCCTGCTGGTAGCGGCCGGGATACTTTTCCTGACTGTGCATCAGCCAGTCGCCGAGCCACCGGGAAGAGGAATCGGAGATCACGGATATCTGCTCTCCGATGCTCCTCCAGTCGTCGAGTGAGATCTCCTCCGGAAGGGCTAAGAAGGTGCGCCGTGTGTGCCTTCCCGTCGAGCGCCAACCGGTCTCGGGCGCCTCGTGCTGCGGGTGCGGTTTCTCCCGAGTTCACCATGCGCGGTCTCCAACTCCTCGTCGAGTCGGGACCGAAGATATGCGAGGAATCGGATGGTCGCTACCGTGCTCTCCGGGGCGGGAGAGGAAGAGGAATGCGTTGACGTGGTGTCAGTGGGCTTTGTCGAGGAAGGCCGTCGCGAGGCGTCTTCGGGAAGGACGGATCGGGAGGCGCGGAATCGGTGCGCGGCCGGGACGGGGGCCGTCCGGCTCCGCGGATCCGGACGGCCCCGACGGGGTCATGCCGTGGCCACCGCGACCGCCCAGCCGATGTAGAGGAGGTTGACCAGCAGCCGCGCCACCGCGCCGACCGGCCGCTCCAGCAGGCCGGGCCGGTCGGGACGCGCGTGCCACAGGGCGTCGAGGTGGGAGACCAGGTAGACGGTGATGAGCGCGGCGGCGGCCCACCCGCCGGCGGGCCGGGTGCCCGGGTACAGGACCAGCGCGCCCGCGACGATGTCGGCGACTCCGCTGACAATGACCAGGTGCCGGGCTCCGCCGAGCCAGGACGGGACCAGGCCGTGGAAGTGGTCGGGGAGGACGAAGTGCGCGATGCCCGCGGTGATCAGGAGAACGGACAGGGCGACGGCGAGGGCGGTGTGCATGGTGTGATGCTCCGTCCGACCGGCGCGTGGACGCTTGAACGGAACGATCGCCGGATCGTGTTCGCGTCCGGCGCCGAGATCACGATGTTCGCCGACACCGGTGCGTCCGGTGTCGCCCGACACCGCCACCCGGCGTGGAAGGTCGTCCTGTCGATCGGCGGCCGGGTGGAGGTCGACCGGTACGGGGGACGTCCGGTCGTGGCGCCGGGGGTGGTCGTACCTCCTCAACTCGCCCACACCTGCAGGGCGACGTCCGCCTTCGTCGCGCTCTTCGTCGATCCCTGGCTGCTGTGTCCCGGTCCGGGGGTGACGCGACTCGACGAGCCCGCGGTGCGGCGGATCCTGGCGGCGCTGGGCGGCGTCGACGCGCACGGCCCCCGAGAGCGGCCGGACTTCACCGAGGCCCGGGCCGAACTCACCGCCGTGGCCGGAGCCGGGCACGTTCCGGACCCCAGGGTGCTCCACGCACTGCGAAGGAGCGTGGCGCCCGGCTCCCTCGACGCCGTCGCCGCCGATGTCGGGCTCTCGGCACCCCGGCTCCGCGCACTCGTCCGCGCGTCCGTGGGGATCCCGCTCGTCAGGCTCCGACAGTGGGCACGGCTGCGCACCGCGGTCGCCTGTCTGCCCGACGGATCGGCCGCCGCCGCGGCCGCCGCCGGCTTCGCCGACCAGCCGCACCTCATTCGCGTCGCACGCGACCTGACCGGGCGTACTCCCGCCTCGCTGCGGCGCCCCCCGCCTCGGTGAGGCGTGCCGGGTCCGCGCCGGACGGCGGTGCGGCGGCGGACCCGGCACGGGCTCAGGGCGCCCGTCGCGGACGGTCGCGGCGGGCGAGCGGTCTCAGTGCCTCCACCCCCGCTTCCACTTCTCCTTCCACTGCTCCGTCTTCGCTTCCTTCAGGGTGGACCGCAGCGCGTGGAAGGCGGGCTTGCGGACGAAGTCCTCGGTCATGACCGTCGCGGAGCCCTCACCCTCGAAGAACACCGGAACCCAGGAGTACTTGTCGGTGAAGCCCCAGATCGTGAAGGAGTTGCAGTCCGCCACGGCCAGGCAGGCCGACAGGGTCCGCTGGTACCAGTCGGCCTGCTGCTCCAGCTGGGCCCGGGTGGGCTTGCCGCTCTCCGGCAGGTCCATGCGGACGTCCAGCTCGGTGATGGCCGTCTCCAGGCCGAGCTCGTCGAACCGGCGCAGGTTCTCCTCGAGACTGCTCGGGAAGCCGTAGCGCATGCTCAGGTGCGCCTGAGCGGAGAAACCGTGCACGGGGACACCCTGCGCGAGCAGCTCTCGGGTGAGCTCGTGGTAGGCGTCGCTCTTGGCGTTGACGTCCTCGACGCCGTAGTCGTTGAAGAACAGCTTCGCCTTCGGGTCGGCCTGGTGCGCCCAGCGGAAGGCGTCGGCGATGATGCCCGGGCCGAGCTCGCGGATCCAGATGTTCTCCTCGGTGCGCAGGTTGCCCTGCTCGTCGAAGATCTCGTTGGCCACGTCCCACTGCTGGATCTTGCCGGCGTACCGGCCGACGACGGTGGTGATGTGGTCGTGCAGGATGGCGCGCAGCTCCTCCTTGGAGAAGTCGCCCTCCTCCAGCCACTCGGGGTTCTGACTGTGCCACAGCAGTGTGTGCCCGCGCACGACCTGCTTGTGGCGCTGTGCGAACTCGACGATGGCGTCGGCCGCCTCGAAGTCGTAGCGGTCCCGCTCGGGGTGGAGGAACTCCCACTTCATCTGGTTCTCGGGGGAGACCGAGTTGAACTGCTGCCCCAGGATCTTCCGGTACTTCCGGTCCGAGGTGAAGGGGTCCGGATAGTCCTGCTCCAGGTGGTGGCCGCCGCCCGCCACGGCGGTGCCCACGTAGAACCCCTCGGGAGCGGCCCAACGCAGCCGGTCGAACTTGGCGTTGGAGTGAGGGGCCGCCTGGTGGTCGGAGGGCGGTGCGGCCGTGGCCGATGTCGCCGCCAGCGGCAGCGTCAGGGCTGCCGCGGTGAACGCGGCGGTGACGAAGCGGATGGATCTCATCGGAGGACTCTCATTTCGGTCGACCGTTTTAAAGTTTCCGGAAATTTTCCGGATGCTTGGTTCAGGGACGCTAAGGGCTCGTCGGGCGGGAGGTCAATACCCGTGCAGGGTCCCGTGGTCGCCGGAATCCCGCCCCCGGGGCTCCGGGGTGTCGCGCACGGCGGAACCGGGCCCGGAACCGCCCCGAACCGTGATCGTCTCCGTTGTCGCCACAGGGCGGGCGCGTCCGCGACCACCGGCGCCGCGACGGCCGCGCCGGAAGGTCCGGTCGTCCCGCGGGGCACCCCGCCCGAACGACCGCGTCCTCGGTGCCGACCCCACAGGGCCGGAACCGAGGACGCGATCGCGCCGCGGGCGATGCCCCGCGGGCTCGGACCTCACCCCGACACTCGGGGTCCGGGCTTGAAACCGTGCGTCCTCGCCGCGCCGACGACCGCGAGGGCGAACAGGGACAGGGCGAGCAGAACCCACGGGAACGAGGCCGCGCCGGTGGACTCCAGCAGGAGACCGCCGACCACACCGCCACCCGCCACGGCGAGGTTGAAGACCGTGACGAGCATGGACTGGGCGACGTCCGCGCCGTCACCGGCGGTGTCGGCGATCGCCGTCTGCAGCAGGGTCGGCGCGCCGCCGAAGGTCAGCCCCCAGGCCACCACGCCGACGACCACCGCGACCGGCGAGTCGTGGCCGATGCCGAGCACCAGGGAGGCGACGGCGAGACCGGCGAGGCTGAGGAGCGTGATCGCGCGGAGACCGCGGTCGACGAACATGCCGGTGAACCAGATGCCGACGATGGCGGTGGCGCCGAAGACCAACAGCATCACGTCGACGCGGTCACCGAGGCCGGCCTGGCCCATGAACGGCGCGATGTAGGTGTAGAGGACGTTGTGGGCCAGGATCCACAGGAAGATGACCGCGAGGATCGAGCGGATGCCCGGCATCAGGAAGATCTCCCGGATGGGCCTGCGCTGCTCGGCGGTCTGCCCGGGGAAGTCGGGCACCAGGGCGCTCACCCAGACCATCAGCAGCAGCGCCACGGCCGACATGACCCAGAAGACGCCCTGCCATCCGAAGATCGTCCCCAGCCAGGTACCCAGCGGGACACCGAAGGTCAGGGCGATCGGCTGTCCCACGCCGACGACCGCCAGAGCCCGGCCCTGCAGGTGTTCGGGCACCAGGCGCCGGGCGTAGCCGGCGAGCAGACCCCAGATCACGCCGGCCGCCATGCCGGCGACGAAGCGGGCGCCCAGGGTGATCGTGTAGTTCGTCGACAGGGCCGTGACGCTGTTGAAGACGAACAGACCGCCGACGGCGCACAGGAGGAGCGGCCGGCGCCGCACGCTGCGGGTCGCGGCGATCACGGGGATGGCGGCGATCACGGACCCGACCGCGTACAGGGTGACGAGCTGGCCCGCCAGCCCCTCCGACACCCCGAGGCCGCGTCCGATCTGCGGGAGCAGGCCGGCCGGCATCGTCTCCGTCATGATGGCCAGGAAGCCGGCGGCCGTGAAGGCCAGCAACTTCGGATGGGGGAGCCGCTCCTCGGTCGGTTCCGGGTCCAGACGCAGGGCGGTCACTTCTCCGCTGTCAGCGGTGGTCATGAGAGTTCTCCAGTTCGTCGCGGCCCGTCCGGCCGGGCGGGCCGCGACAGTCGGGGTCGGAAGGCGCCGTGTGTCGTCTCCGCGACGGGCGCCGGTGTCAGTGCTCGGACAGCAGGGAGCCGTGGCCGTGGACACGGTCCTGGATGCCGTTCCGGCGCAGGGCGTGCCAGTACAGAACCGTGTTGTTGGAGATGACGGGCTTGCCGAGCCACGTCTCGGCGACGGCGGCGAGACGCGCCATGGCCACGTTGGTGCCGACCTGGACGATCGCCTCGACGTCCGGGCCGTCGATCTCCTCGACCACATCGCGCAGCTGCGTCTCGGAGACGTGGGAGATCTTGGCCGGGCTGGGCATGCCCAACCCCCGGATCCGCACGATGTCGTAGCCGCTGTCCTTGAAGAACCGGCTGACGGAGTCGTCGCCGACCGGCAGGTAAGGGGTGACGACCGCGATGCGCCGGGCCCCGTAGGCGGTCAGCGCGGCGTTGATCGCGTCGGGGCTCATCGTGACGGGCAGGCCGTCCGCGGCCTCCCGCATCGAGGCGAGGACACGGGCGTGGGAATCGGGCCCCTCCCAGTAGCTCTCCGGCGAGACCGCGACGATCACGCAGTCGGGACGGCAACTGACGACGCTCTTGATCGCGGGGTGGGTGGAACGGCGGATGCTCCGCATCACGTGGTCGAAGCCGGGCTCGTCGACCATGGAGTCGTCGCCGATCACCATGCGCCCGGTGTGGTTGGTGACCTGGTGGGGCCGTAGGGCCTCCATCTCGGGTTGGGCCGAGGTGTTGGTCGAGGGGACGACCACGCCGACCTTGAGACGGGGGCCGAGGGAGTCGGTCATTGCCTTGTCCTCTTCCTGTGGGAGTAGGGGCCCGCGCGGGGTTTCGGGCAGGCCCGGACCCGGCCGCCGGCGCGGGAGGCCGGCGGCCGGGGTGCCGACGCGCGGGGCGCGGCGGACCGGTTCAGACGGACCGGTAGCGGGGTTCCTTGATCAGTCGGTGCTCTCGCCCGGTGATCTCGTGGTCGACGACCCGGTCGTTCCACTCCTGTCGGTCGACCGGCCGCAGGGCTATCGAAACGGCGCCGTCGTCGGTGCCGAAGTGCTCGGTGACGACCGCGGTCAGGGCGGCGGCCAGCCGGCGCTTCTGCTCGTCGGTGAATTCCTTGGGGAAGTGCATGATGGTCACGTGAGGCACGGGTGCGGCTCCGTATCCGTCGCGGTGGTCAGCAAAGACCGAGGCGGCCCCGGATCGCGGTGACCAGCTCCGCTACGCCGGGTTCCTTGAGCACGGCGTAGTGGTCGCCGTTCAGCGTGATCATGGTGGCCGGCGTGGCGGAGTAGCCGGAGGCGCCCTCGATGAAGGAGTAGTCGTCCCCAGCGGCTTTGAAGACGGTCACGGGCGCGTCGAGCCGGCGTTCCGCCAGCTCGCGGAAGTTGTAGTCGAACTCGTAGGTCTCCCGGACGATCCGCGTGATGCGCCGCACCAGTTGTTCGTCCAGTGCGGGGATACGGTGACGGACGAACGCCACGAAACCGTCCTCGTCGCGTGCCGCATCCAGGCATCGCTCCACGTCGGGACCGCTGACGGAGCCGGTGAAGACCGAGTGGAGGATCGTCACGTAGGCGGGGTTGGCGTAGGATGCCTCGCGCCCGTGGCGCTCGGCGTCGGCCGCGCGGACCTTCGGGTTGCCGGGGCAGATCAGGAAGAGGTTCTCCACTTTCTCCCCCGACCGCTCCAGTTGCCAGGCCGCCTCGAAGGCGACACGGGCCCCGAAGGAGTAGCCCCACAGCGTGTAGGGCCCCTCGGGCTGTACGCGCCGGATCTCGGCCACGTCGGCGCCGGCCATCTCCTGGACCGTCGGGTAGGGCTCCTCACCGGCGTTGATGCCGTGGGCCTGCACTCCGTAGAACGGCCGGCCGAGGTCGGACTCCCGTCCGAGCAGGCGGAGGTTCATCGGGTAACCGCCGAGCCCGGGCCAGCAGAACACCGGAGCGGCACCGTCACCGCCGTCGTGCAGCCGTACGAGCCGCGAGGCCGGTCCGGCGGAGCCGTCCGCGATGCGAGCGGCGAGGTCGGCCAGTTTCGGTGCCTCGAAGACGACCTGGAGCGGCAGCCGGGTGCCGAACTCCCTGTTGACGCGGTTGACCAGGGCGACGGCGGTGAGGGAGTTGCCGCCCGAGGCGAAGAAGTCGTCCGCGGCGGAGACGTCCTCGTACTTCAGTGCCTTCCCCCAGACCTCGGCGAGCCACCGCTCGTGCGGAGTGGCCGGTGCGACGTACGGGGCGCCACTGCCCGCGGCGCGCACTTCCTCACGGGCGGCCAGGGCCTTCACGTCCACCTTGCCGTTGGCGGTGAGGGGAAGTTCGTCCATCACCAGGACCCGGTTGGGGATCATGTAGTCGGGCAGGAAGGTCGCCAGGTCGTCCTTGACGAGCTCGGCGGGCCCCTTCACATGGACGGCGTCCTCGTTCATGCCCTCGCTGCGGATCTGCTCCTCGCTCACCCTGCCGCCGAGGAAGAAGTACGAGGGGCCCGTCTCGATCCCGCAGGACGTGAGGATGTCGTCCACGCGCCGGGCGGCCGGCAGCGGATTGCCGGACTTGGAGCTGTAGCCGGAGGACATGAGGCCCAGGCCGAGAGCGTTGCGCTGGAGGTGGTGCAGCCTGGCGCCCATGCCGACGTACTCCAGCCACGGCTGTGACGCCCGGCTGACGGCGGTGACACCGAAGGAGGCACGGTCGTACACGGCCTGGTTGATGGCGATCACGTGTCGGCGCTGTATCAGCGTCTCGGAGACGAGTTCGAGGTCGCCGTCCCGGTGGCGGTAGTGACCCGCCGGCAGGCCCGTGACACGTCCGGGGTGCGCCTGCACGTAGATCTCGATCGGGTCCTGCCGGGGCTCCCCGTCGTCGCGGCGGACCTCGAAGGTGCCCAGGTAGTGGTCCTCCTCGGCGACGTCGAGGCGGTCCTTGACGGAGGGCTCGTACGCCAGGGGCCGGATGGTCAGCCCGTACTCGGGCAGGACCTCCTCGAACACCCCCAGCATGTGGCCCGCCTCGAACTCCAGGACCTCCCGGATGTTGTTGGCGTAGACGGGCTCGATGGCCCGTCTCCTGCCGAGGAAGTGGACGTTGAGGAACACGCTGCCGGCCGGACTCGCGGAGGAGGGGGCCGGATCCGCGATCCGCACCAGGGCGTGGTCGACGGGGTGGTAGTAGTACAGGCCCCCGTCCACGCCCCGGAGTCCGGCGGTCTCCAGGTACATCTGGGTCGCGTACAACGCGCCGGGGGAGGCGTAGGAGTACTTCGGCAACAGCCGCTCGTCGCTGTGGAACCGGCCGAACCACCGCAGTGCCTCGCCGAGCTGCGACGGTGTCAGATCCTCCAGGTCGCGCGCCAGGGTGCCGACCGGCCGCGGGGCGAGCAACTCCACGATGTCGGCACGAGTGACCTCCCCTCCGTCGTAGAAGCGGTACGTCTTGCGGGCGAAGGTCTCCCTGCGCTGGCGCTCGGTCTCCTTCCGGCCCGGCAGCGCGAGCACGGGGCGCCCGGCGAGTTCGTCGGCGTCGCGCAGCCCGGGGTTGGACAGTTGCGCCCGCACCTGGAGCTTGTCGGCCTTGGACTGGTGGTGGCCGCCGTGGTTGCCCTGGTCCATCAGGGCCGCTTCCCGGGGGTTCAGCTCGATGCACGCGACCAGGTTCTGGAAGCCGGTGCGCGCGTCGTCGGTGACGACGGCCGCGGCGCGGCGGACCCAGGTGTGCTCTTCGATGGCCACGGCGATCTCGTCCAACTCGACGCGGTGGCCGCGTAACTTGACCTGGTTGTCGACGCGGCCGACGCAGGTGATCGTGCCGTCGGGGTTCCAGTAGGCCAGGTCGCCGGTCCGGTAGAGCCGCTCGGTGGGGACGAACGGCGAGGGGACGAAACGCTCCTCGGTCAGATCGGGCCGGTGCAGGTAGCCGCGGGCCAGTTGGACGCCGCCTATGTACAGCTCGCCGGTCGTGCCGATGTCGACCGGCGCGCGTTCCTCGTCGAGGATGAAGCACTGTGTGTTGTCGACCGGCACGCCGATCGGGACCGAACCGGCGCCGTCGCCGAGCGTGTCGGGATCGACCAGGTGGGCGGTCGCGTTGATCGTGGTCTCCGTCGGCCCGTACAGGTTGACCAGGCTCGCCCACGGAAGTTCGGTGAGCAGTGTGCGGGCGAGCCGCTGCGAGAGCATCTCGCCCCCCGAGAAGACGCGTCGGAGCGTGGTGCAGCTCGCCAGTTCCTCGGTCTCCAGGAGGGCCTGCAGCAGGGTGGGGACACCCTGCAGGGCCGTCACCTCGTACCGGCGGACGGTGTCGATCAGCGCCTCGGGGTCCCGGTGGACGCCCGGCGCGCCGACGACGATCCGGGCGCCGGTGGCGGACGCCAGGATCTCCCACTGGGCGGCGTCGAAGCTCATCGGCGTCTTCTGGAGCACGGTCACGTGGCGCCCGAGGTGGCCGATGGTGTGCATCCACCGCAGCTGCGACACGATGCTGCGGTGCTCGATCGTCACCCCCTTCGGCCTGCCGGTGCTGCCGGAGGTGTAGATGACGTACGCGAGCGAGTTCGGGCGCGGTCCGGCGAGGAGCGGGGCCGGCGCGGTCCCCCCGGTGGCCGGGGGGACGTCCCGCGCCTCGTCGAGTGTGACGACCCGCGTGCCGCGCGGAGCGATGCGGGTCAGGCGTTCGCGCAGGTGATCCTGGGTGACGACGATGCTCGTACGGCTGTCCTCGAGCATGTAGCGCAGCCGGTCCTCGGGGTACTCCGGGGACAGCGGCAGATAGGCGGCTCCCGCGATCAGAATCCCCCACGCTCCGATCAGCAGGTCCGGTGACGGCTCGACGTACAGGCCGACGCGGTCGTCGGCTCCCACGGCGAGGTGGCGCAGGTGGGC carries:
- a CDS encoding tautomerase family protein yields the protein MPHVTIMHFPKEFTDEQKRRLAAALTAVVTEHFGTDDGAVSIALRPVDRQEWNDRVVDHEITGREHRLIKEPRYRSV
- a CDS encoding amino acid adenylation domain-containing protein; this encodes MPARDTRPQHGTCLPALLEQQVEAEPEAVAVVFEDRRLTYRELGQASDRLAAHLRHLAVGADDRVGLYVEPSPDLLIGAWGILIAGAAYLPLSPEYPEDRLRYMLEDSRTSIVVTQDHLRERLTRIAPRGTRVVTLDEARDVPPATGGTAPAPLLAGPRPNSLAYVIYTSGSTGRPKGVTIEHRSIVSQLRWMHTIGHLGRHVTVLQKTPMSFDAAQWEILASATGARIVVGAPGVHRDPEALIDTVRRYEVTALQGVPTLLQALLETEELASCTTLRRVFSGGEMLSQRLARTLLTELPWASLVNLYGPTETTINATAHLVDPDTLGDGAGSVPIGVPVDNTQCFILDEERAPVDIGTTGELYIGGVQLARGYLHRPDLTEERFVPSPFVPTERLYRTGDLAYWNPDGTITCVGRVDNQVKLRGHRVELDEIAVAIEEHTWVRRAAAVVTDDARTGFQNLVACIELNPREAALMDQGNHGGHHQSKADKLQVRAQLSNPGLRDADELAGRPVLALPGRKETERQRRETFARKTYRFYDGGEVTRADIVELLAPRPVGTLARDLEDLTPSQLGEALRWFGRFHSDERLLPKYSYASPGALYATQMYLETAGLRGVDGGLYYYHPVDHALVRIADPAPSSASPAGSVFLNVHFLGRRRAIEPVYANNIREVLEFEAGHMLGVFEEVLPEYGLTIRPLAYEPSVKDRLDVAEEDHYLGTFEVRRDDGEPRQDPIEIYVQAHPGRVTGLPAGHYRHRDGDLELVSETLIQRRHVIAINQAVYDRASFGVTAVSRASQPWLEYVGMGARLHHLQRNALGLGLMSSGYSSKSGNPLPAARRVDDILTSCGIETGPSYFFLGGRVSEEQIRSEGMNEDAVHVKGPAELVKDDLATFLPDYMIPNRVLVMDELPLTANGKVDVKALAAREEVRAAGSGAPYVAPATPHERWLAEVWGKALKYEDVSAADDFFASGGNSLTAVALVNRVNREFGTRLPLQVVFEAPKLADLAARIADGSAGPASRLVRLHDGGDGAAPVFCWPGLGGYPMNLRLLGRESDLGRPFYGVQAHGINAGEEPYPTVQEMAGADVAEIRRVQPEGPYTLWGYSFGARVAFEAAWQLERSGEKVENLFLICPGNPKVRAADAERHGREASYANPAYVTILHSVFTGSVSGPDVERCLDAARDEDGFVAFVRHRIPALDEQLVRRITRIVRETYEFDYNFRELAERRLDAPVTVFKAAGDDYSFIEGASGYSATPATMITLNGDHYAVLKEPGVAELVTAIRGRLGLC